Genomic DNA from Carnobacterium divergens DSM 20623:
TAATCGTTTTTATCATCTACTATGGATTCATATATTCTCGTGTCATTGGCAAATCATTATTGGCTCCTTTAGTCACTAAGTACTGAATTAAATCAATATTGCCTGATTTAAACGAAGCAGCACAAGCTTGCAAATATAGATCCCACATTCGAATAAAGCGTTCGTCTTTTATTTTGCGTATTTCTGGCAATTGCTTTTTAAAGTTTTCATCCCAAATTTCTGTTGTTTTTTGATAGTGACGACGTAGGCTTTCTAAATCTATTAATTGCAGTCCATTTCCAGTAATTTGTGTGACCATTTCTGCAACTCCCGGAACGTAGCCTCCTGGAAAAATATATTTGTTTAACCAACCATTTGTGGCACCGCCTTGTTGTCTTGAAATCCCATGAATTAAAGCTGTTCCATTTGGTGCTAATAATTCATAAACATCTTTGAAGTAGATACCTAAATTTTCTTGCCCTACATGTTCAACCATTCCCACGCTTGTAATATGATCAAAGGTTTCATTTTTTAATTTGCGATAATCTTCTAATTTAACCGTTACAAGTTCTTCTAAATTTTCGTCTTTAATTTTGCTATTAATGTATCGGAATTGCTCTTTACTTAAGGTGATACCCGTTGCTTGTATTTGATATTTTTTTGCAGCTGTCAGAATTAAAGTCCCCCACCCACATCCAATATCTAACAACGTTTCATTTTCTTTCAAGTCGAGTTTATTTAAGATGTGTTCCACTTTGTTTTGTTGAGCAACTTCTAAGGTATCTTGTGGGTTTTTAAAATACGCACATGAGTAGGTCATCGTTTTGTCTAACCATAAATTGTAAAAATCGTTTCCTAAATCATAATGCATTTGGATATCTTTCTTACTTTTTTGCTCAGAATGTGACATCTTTGGTAAATACTGACGGAAATCTTTTTTTAACATAAAACTTTCTGCATTTTCATAGGCTGATGCAATTAACTCTTCTAAGGAACCTTCTATTTCAATTTTTTTATCCATATAGGCTTCGCCCAATGCAATTGAAGCATTATTAAGAATTTCTTTGATTGGGATATTTTCATGAAACGTAATTGTTACTTGAGGCTCGCCAACTCCATAAATTTCGAATGTTCCATCCCAAAAATTCACTCTGACAGGTATTGAAAATGAATGACTAAATACTTTTTTGAAAAATTGTTTTTCTAACATACTTACCGCTCCCTTGTCTGCTAACCAATTTATAATCCACTAAATTATTTATTTGCTTAACTCCTCATCTTCTATTGTAGACCTCATTTTTATAGTTTTCCAATCATAGCTCTTTATGTAACTTGAGTTTCCAAAAAAATATCAAAAAACCACCCACTATTTGATTGAACAAATAGTGGATGGTTTAAATGGATTTAGAAATCTGTTTTTGGTTCAATTGTGTCATTAATACTGTAAACATTTTCACTCACAACACCAATTCCTTTTGGTTCCATGTTACGGTATTTAGCCATACCGGTACCAGCTGGAATGATCTTACCAATGATAACATTTTCTTTAAGACCAAGTAACGGATCACGTTTTCCACGAATTGCAGCATCTGTTAACACACGAGTTGTTTCTTGGAAAGATGCAGCTGATAAGAAACTGTTCGTTTCAAGAGAAGCTTTTGTGATTCCAAGTAGTACAGGACGACCCGTTGCTGGTACATTTCCTGCCATAATTGTTTCGTAGTTTTTGTCTGTAAATTCGCTGATGTCCATCAATGTTCCTGGTAAAATCTCTGTTGAACCTGGGTCCATAACTCGGACTTTACGTAACATTTGACGAACCATTACTTCGATATGTTTATCGCCGATTTCTACCCCTTGCATACGGTAAGTTTTTTGAACTTCACGTAATAGATAGTTTTCAACAGATAATACATCACGAACACGTAATAGTTGTTTTGGATCAATTGATCCTTCAGTAAGTGCTTCTCCACGATGAATCGTGTCGCCTTCTGCAACTTTCAAGCGAGCGGTATAAGGTACTGGATAGCTACGAGTATCCGTTGTTCCTTTGATTGTCACTTCTTTAGTGCGTTCAGCAGCATTTTCTGAAATGGCAATGATTTCACCAGTAACTTCAGTGATAACCGCTTGCCCTTTAGGATTACGAGCTTCAAAGATCTCTTGGATACGAGGTAAACCTTGAGTAATATCATCTCCGGCAACCCCACCTGTATGGAAGGTACGCATTGTTAATTGGGTACCTGGTTCTCCGATTGATTGAGCCGCAATTGTACCAACTGCTTCCCCAACTTCAACTTCTGAACCTGTTGCAAGGTTACGACCGTAACAATGTTTACATACACCATGTTTCGTGTTACATGTAAATACTGAACGGATTGATACTTCTTCGATTCCAGCGTCCATGATTTCTTTTGCAAGATCTTCAGTGATAATCTCGTTTTCTTTCATGATAACTGAACCATTTTCTGGATGGAAAATAGTTTTACGAGTGTAACGACCAAGTAAACGCTCTTCAAGAGGTTCAATGACTTCGTTTCCTTCTTTGATTGCTGAAATATCTAAGCCACGATCAGTACCACAGTCTGTTTCACGAATGATAACATCTTGTGCTACGTCAACTAGACGACGAGTCAAGTAACCTGAATCGGCAGTCTTAAGGGCTGTATCGGTCATACCTTTACGAGCTCCATGGGTTGAGATAAACATTTCTAAGACGGTTAAACCTTCACGGAAGTTTGATGTGATTGGCAATTCCATGATTTGTCCATTAGGAGCGGCCATAAGTCCACGCATACCAGCAAGCTGAGTAAAGTTGGAAATATTCCCACGGGCTCCAGAGTCACTCATCATGAAGATTGGGTTCTTCGCATCTAAACTTTCCATTAATTTAATTTGGATACGGTCTTTAGCTGAATTCCAAATGCCAATAACGCGTTCGTAACGTTCCTCGTCAGTGATTAAACCACGACGGAATTGTTTTGTTACGTTATCAACTTGTTTATGAGCTTCATCTAAAATTTCTTGTTTTTCATGTAGTACTACGATATCAGCGATACCTACTGTAATACCAGCACGTGTAGAATGTTTGTAACCTAAGTCTTTCATTCTATCTAACATTTTAGAAGTTTCAGTGATATGGAATCTTTTGAAGACTTCGGCAATGATATTTCCAAGATTTTTCTTTTTAAATGGTAAATTGATTTCTTGTTTTTTAATATGAGCTGGGATATCTGTTCCTGGCTCTACAAAGAAACGATCTGAAATAGCAACTTCTAAGTTTTCAGTAGTTGGTTCATTCAAGTAAGGGAATTCTACAGGCATGATTTCATTGAAAAGTAATTTCCCTACTGTCGTAATCAATGTACGTTCTTTTTGCCATTCAGTAAATGGTTTGTCTTTTAAGGACGTTGTTTGAACACCAATTCTTGAATGTAAATGAACGTATCCGTTTTGATAGGCAATCAATGCTTCGGTTAAGTCTTTAAAGACCATCCCTTCGCCTTCGCGTTGTTCTTCTTCCATTGTTAGGTAGTAGTTACCTAATACCATATCTTGAGAAGGAGTTACAACTGGTTTACCATCTTTTGGATTTAAGATATTTTGGGCAGCTAACATCAACATACGTGCTTCAGCTTGTGCTTCATCACTAAGTGGAACGTGAACCGCCATTTGGTCTCCATCGAAATCGGCATTGTAGGCTTCACATACTAATGGGTGAAGACGAATTGCGCGACCTTCAACTAGGGTTGGTTCAAAGGCTTGGATCCCTAATCTATGAAGAGTAGGTGCTCGGTTAAGCAATACTGGATGTTCACGAATAACGTCTTCTAATACATCCCAGATACCTTCATCTTGACGATCAATTTTACGTTTCGCGTTTTTGATGTTGCTTGCAAGATCACGTGCAACTAGTTCTTTCATTACAAATGGTTTGAATAGTTCAATAGCCATTTCTTTTGGAAGTCCACATTGGTACATTTTCAAGTTTGGACCAACTACGATAACGGAACGACCAGAATAATCGACACGTTTTCCTAGTAAGTTTTGACGGAAACGACCTTGTTTCCCTTTAAGCATATGTGACAATGATTTCAATGGACGGTTACCTGGTCCAGTAACTGGACGGCCACGACGACCATTATCAATCAATGCATCAACAGCTTCTTGAAGCATACGTTTTTCATTTTGCACGATAATATTCGGTGCATTTAAGTCTAATAAGCGTTTTAGACGGTTATTACGGTTGATTACACGACGATATAAATCATTTAAATCACTCGTTGCAAAGCGTCCACCTTCTAATTGAACCATTGGGCGTAAATCTGGAGGAATGATTGGAACAACGTCCATAACCATCCAGCTAGGTTCATTACCTGAATGACGGAATGCTTCTAAGATATCTAAACGGCGAATGGCGCGAGTTCTTTTTTGCCCTTGAGCAGATTTTAACTCTTCTTTTAATTCAGCCACTTCTTTTTCTAATTGAACATCATCTAGCAATTGTTTGATTGCTTCTGCTCCCATTGCTGCTTGGAAGTTTTGACCATATTGTTCACGTTTATCACGATATTCTCTTTCAGTTAACAATTGTTTGCGTTCTAAAGAGGTGTCACCTGCATCGGTAACAACATACGAAGCAAAATAAATGATTTCTTCAAGAGCACGTGGGCTCATATCTAAGACAAGACCCATTCTACTTGGAATTCCTTTGAAATACCAAATGTGTGAAACAGGTGCTGCTAATTCGATGTGACCCATACGTTCACGACGAACTTTAGATCTTGTTACTTCCACTCCACAACGATCACAAACAATTCCTTTATAGCGAATACGTTTGTACTTACCACAAGCACATTCCCAGTCTTTTGATGGGCCAAAAATGCGTTCACAGAACAAGCCATCGCGTTCTGGTTTTAGTGTACGGTAGTTAATGGTTTCAGGTTTTTTCACTTCTCCATAAGACCAACTACGAATCTTGTCTGGAGATGCTAAACCGATTTGCATGTTTTCAAAATTATTAACGTCTATCAAGGGGCCTACCTCCCTTTAATTATTGGTTGAGCTGCCCTACCTGCTCGATTTGCTATTGAGGGATCATCTAAAGTCAAATCTGCATTCGACTTTAGATGTCTCAATAGGATACTTCTATTATTCTGCGCCTTCTTGCTCTAAACGTTCTTTTTCACGAGCATCTGCACGAATTTTTTCTTGTTCTTCTGCATATTTACTAAGTGCATCAATGTTTACGATATCGTCATCATCATCTAAATCACGTAATTCGATTTCATCGTCATTTGCATCTAGAACTTTCATATCTAGTCCTAAAGCTTGTAACTCTTTTACTAATACGCGGAATGATTCTGGAACACCTGGTCTTGGAATTTTTTCACCTTTAACGATTGCTTCATATGTTTTCACACGTCCAACAACGTCATCTGATTTGTACGTTAAGATTTCTTGTAGTGTATAAGCTGCCCCATACGCTTCAAGTGCCCAAACTTCCATCTCTCCAAAACGTTGTCCACCAAATTGAGCTTTACCTCCAAGTGGTTGTTGTGTAACTAATGAGTAAGGTCCAGTTGAACGAGCATGTAATTTATCATCAACCATGTGGGCTAATTTAATCATATACATCACACCAACTGAAACACGGTTATCAAATGGCTCACCACTACGTCCATCGTATAAAACAGTTTTAGCATCACTTGCCATTCCTGCTTCTTGTACAGTTTCCCAAACATCTTCCTCGCTTGCTCCATCAAATACAGGAGTCGCAATATGGATTCCTAGTTGACGAGCGGCCATTCCGATGTGTAATTCAAGAACTTGTCCGATATTCATACGTGATGGTACCCCAAGAGGGTTCAACATGATATCAACAGGTGTGCCGTCTGGTAAGAAAGGCATGTCTTCTTCTGGCATAATGCGAGAAACGACCCCTTTATTTCCGTGACGTCCAGCCATTTTATCGCCTTCGTTGATTTTACGTTTTTGTACGATATAAACGCGTACTAACATATTCACACCGGGTGATAATTCGTCTCCTGCTTCACGTGTAAAGATTTTAACGTCGTGAACGATTCCGCCACCACCATGTGGAACTTTCAATGATGTATCGCGAACTTCACGAGCTTTTTCACCAAAGATCGCATGTAATAGACGTTCTTCAGCAGATAATTCGGTTACCCCTTTAGGAGTTACTTTACCAACTAATAAATCGCCATCATGAACTTCAGCCCCAATACGGATAATTCCGAATTCGTCTAAGTCTTTTAATGCGTCTTCTCCGACATTTGGAATTTCACGAGTGATTTCTTCAGGTCCAAGTTTTGTATCACGAGCTTCTGATTCATATTCTTCAATATGGACAGAAGTGTAAACATCATCTTTAACTAGACGTTCACTCATGATAATCGCATCCTCATAGTTGTACCCTTCCCAAGTCATGAAGGCCACTAAAACATTTTGTCCTAATGCCATCTCACCGTTTTCCATTGAAGAACCATCAGCTAGGATTTCGCTAGCATCCACACGGTCGCCTTTAGAAACGATTGGACGTTGGTTGTAACATGTACCAGAGTTTGAACGACGGAATTTTGTGATTGAGTATTTGTCTAAAGCGCCGTTATCTTGACGAACACGAACTTCTTTAGCATCTACATATTCAACGACACCAGGATTTTTACAAATTAATGCAGCTCCTGAATCGTGTGCTGATTTGTATTCCATCCCAGTTCCAACTAGTGGAGCTTGTGGATGAATCAACGGTACAGCTTGACGTTGCATGTTGGCTCCCATTAACGCACGGTTACTATCATCGTTTTCCAAGAACGGAATACATGCTGTCGCAACAGCAACTACTTGTTTTGGTGAAACGTCCATGTAATCGACACGGCTAATTGGAACTTCTAAGTTTTCACTGATGAAACGAGCCATCACGATGTCACTTTCAAAGCTACCATCTTCAAGCAATACTGAGTTTGCTTGGGCAACAACGTAGTGATCTTCCTCGTCTGCTGTTAAATAATCAATGTGTTTTGTTACTTTACCAGTTTCACGATCCACACGACGGTATGGTGTTTCGATAAAACCAAATTTATTAATTTTTGCATAACTTGATAGACTATTAATCAACCCGATATTTGGACCCTCAGGTGTTTCGATAGGACACATACGACCATAATGGGAATAATGTACATCTCGAACTTCATATCCGGCACGGTCTCTTGTCAAACCACCAGGCCCTAAGGCAGATAGACGACGTTTGTGAGTCAACTCACCTAGTGGATTCGTTTGATCCATGAACTGTGACAATTGAGAAGAACCAAAGAATTCTTTGATTGCTGCTACAACTGGGCGAATGTTGATTAATTGTTGCGGTGTTACGGTTGCAACATCTTGAATCGACATACGTTCACGAACAACACGTTCCATACGTGACAAACCAATACGGAATTGATTTTGTAATAATTCTCCAACAGAACGGATACGACGGTTTCCTAAATGGTCAATGTCGTCTACGTTGCCGATATTTTCTTGTAAGTTGAAAAAATAGCTCATTGAAGCTAAGATATCAGCTGGCGTAATGTTTTTGATGTCAGTTGAAACGTTGCCGTTTCCAATCACATTAACAACACGTTCGCCATCTTTTGGTGAAATTACTTGAACTACTTGAATCGTTACAGGTTCTGGTACAACACCATCATTTGTTGGATATAAAGTCACACTGTTTAGACCTGCGTCTAAGAATGGTGTCAGTTTATCAATCATTGGACGATCTAAGAACGTTCCTTTTTCTGCTAAAATTTCACCAGTCTCAGGATCAACTAATGTTTCAGCAAGAGTTTGGTTAAATAGACGGGTTTTAAGGTTTAGTTTTTTGTTGACTTTGTAACGACCAACATTTGCTAAGTCGTAGCGTTTTGGATCAAAGAAACGAGCATTTAGCAAGCTTCTTGAGCTGTCAGCAGTTTTAGGCTCACCTGGACGTAGACGTTCGTAAACATCTTTCAAGGCTTCCTCTGTACGAGAATCGCTAGAATTTTTGTGTAAATCTTTTTCTAACGTTAAACGTAGACTTTCATTATCGCCAAAAATTTCTAAGATCTGATCATCTGATCCAAATCCTAAAGCACGAACTAATACTGAAAGTGGAATTTTACGTGTGCGGTCGATTCTTACATAAGAAAGATCTTTTGCATCTGTTTCATATTCTAACCATGCTCCACGGTTAGGGATAACAGTAGAACCAAAACCTTGTTTGCCATTTTTATCCACTTTACCATGGAAGTAAACCCCTGGTGAACGAACTAATTGTGATACAATAACACGCTCTGCTCCGTTGATAATAAATGTACCCATTTCAGTCATTAATGGGAAATCGCCAAAGAATACTTCTTGGTCTTTTACTTCACCAGTTTCTTTGTTGATTAAACGTAATTTCACGTGAAGCGGAGCTGAGTAATTGGCATCATGGCTTCTCGCTTCTTCAACTGTGTATTTTGGGTTGTGTAATTGATAATCAATAAATTCTAATGATAGGTTT
This window encodes:
- the rpoC gene encoding DNA-directed RNA polymerase subunit beta' → MIDVNNFENMQIGLASPDKIRSWSYGEVKKPETINYRTLKPERDGLFCERIFGPSKDWECACGKYKRIRYKGIVCDRCGVEVTRSKVRRERMGHIELAAPVSHIWYFKGIPSRMGLVLDMSPRALEEIIYFASYVVTDAGDTSLERKQLLTEREYRDKREQYGQNFQAAMGAEAIKQLLDDVQLEKEVAELKEELKSAQGQKRTRAIRRLDILEAFRHSGNEPSWMVMDVVPIIPPDLRPMVQLEGGRFATSDLNDLYRRVINRNNRLKRLLDLNAPNIIVQNEKRMLQEAVDALIDNGRRGRPVTGPGNRPLKSLSHMLKGKQGRFRQNLLGKRVDYSGRSVIVVGPNLKMYQCGLPKEMAIELFKPFVMKELVARDLASNIKNAKRKIDRQDEGIWDVLEDVIREHPVLLNRAPTLHRLGIQAFEPTLVEGRAIRLHPLVCEAYNADFDGDQMAVHVPLSDEAQAEARMLMLAAQNILNPKDGKPVVTPSQDMVLGNYYLTMEEEQREGEGMVFKDLTEALIAYQNGYVHLHSRIGVQTTSLKDKPFTEWQKERTLITTVGKLLFNEIMPVEFPYLNEPTTENLEVAISDRFFVEPGTDIPAHIKKQEINLPFKKKNLGNIIAEVFKRFHITETSKMLDRMKDLGYKHSTRAGITVGIADIVVLHEKQEILDEAHKQVDNVTKQFRRGLITDEERYERVIGIWNSAKDRIQIKLMESLDAKNPIFMMSDSGARGNISNFTQLAGMRGLMAAPNGQIMELPITSNFREGLTVLEMFISTHGARKGMTDTALKTADSGYLTRRLVDVAQDVIIRETDCGTDRGLDISAIKEGNEVIEPLEERLLGRYTRKTIFHPENGSVIMKENEIITEDLAKEIMDAGIEEVSIRSVFTCNTKHGVCKHCYGRNLATGSEVEVGEAVGTIAAQSIGEPGTQLTMRTFHTGGVAGDDITQGLPRIQEIFEARNPKGQAVITEVTGEIIAISENAAERTKEVTIKGTTDTRSYPVPYTARLKVAEGDTIHRGEALTEGSIDPKQLLRVRDVLSVENYLLREVQKTYRMQGVEIGDKHIEVMVRQMLRKVRVMDPGSTEILPGTLMDISEFTDKNYETIMAGNVPATGRPVLLGITKASLETNSFLSAASFQETTRVLTDAAIRGKRDPLLGLKENVIIGKIIPAGTGMAKYRNMEPKGIGVVSENVYSINDTIEPKTDF
- a CDS encoding SAM-dependent methyltransferase — encoded protein: MLEKQFFKKVFSHSFSIPVRVNFWDGTFEIYGVGEPQVTITFHENIPIKEILNNASIALGEAYMDKKIEIEGSLEELIASAYENAESFMLKKDFRQYLPKMSHSEQKSKKDIQMHYDLGNDFYNLWLDKTMTYSCAYFKNPQDTLEVAQQNKVEHILNKLDLKENETLLDIGCGWGTLILTAAKKYQIQATGITLSKEQFRYINSKIKDENLEELVTVKLEDYRKLKNETFDHITSVGMVEHVGQENLGIYFKDVYELLAPNGTALIHGISRQQGGATNGWLNKYIFPGGYVPGVAEMVTQITGNGLQLIDLESLRRHYQKTTEIWDENFKKQLPEIRKIKDERFIRMWDLYLQACAASFKSGNIDLIQYLVTKGANNDLPMTREYMNP
- the rpoB gene encoding DNA-directed RNA polymerase subunit beta; the encoded protein is MNRLAGHLVNYGKHRTRRSFARISEVLELPNLIEIQTDSYQWFLDEGLREMFKDISPIEDFAGNLSLEFIDYQLHNPKYTVEEARSHDANYSAPLHVKLRLINKETGEVKDQEVFFGDFPLMTEMGTFIINGAERVIVSQLVRSPGVYFHGKVDKNGKQGFGSTVIPNRGAWLEYETDAKDLSYVRIDRTRKIPLSVLVRALGFGSDDQILEIFGDNESLRLTLEKDLHKNSSDSRTEEALKDVYERLRPGEPKTADSSRSLLNARFFDPKRYDLANVGRYKVNKKLNLKTRLFNQTLAETLVDPETGEILAEKGTFLDRPMIDKLTPFLDAGLNSVTLYPTNDGVVPEPVTIQVVQVISPKDGERVVNVIGNGNVSTDIKNITPADILASMSYFFNLQENIGNVDDIDHLGNRRIRSVGELLQNQFRIGLSRMERVVRERMSIQDVATVTPQQLINIRPVVAAIKEFFGSSQLSQFMDQTNPLGELTHKRRLSALGPGGLTRDRAGYEVRDVHYSHYGRMCPIETPEGPNIGLINSLSSYAKINKFGFIETPYRRVDRETGKVTKHIDYLTADEEDHYVVAQANSVLLEDGSFESDIVMARFISENLEVPISRVDYMDVSPKQVVAVATACIPFLENDDSNRALMGANMQRQAVPLIHPQAPLVGTGMEYKSAHDSGAALICKNPGVVEYVDAKEVRVRQDNGALDKYSITKFRRSNSGTCYNQRPIVSKGDRVDASEILADGSSMENGEMALGQNVLVAFMTWEGYNYEDAIIMSERLVKDDVYTSVHIEEYESEARDTKLGPEEITREIPNVGEDALKDLDEFGIIRIGAEVHDGDLLVGKVTPKGVTELSAEERLLHAIFGEKAREVRDTSLKVPHGGGGIVHDVKIFTREAGDELSPGVNMLVRVYIVQKRKINEGDKMAGRHGNKGVVSRIMPEEDMPFLPDGTPVDIMLNPLGVPSRMNIGQVLELHIGMAARQLGIHIATPVFDGASEEDVWETVQEAGMASDAKTVLYDGRSGEPFDNRVSVGVMYMIKLAHMVDDKLHARSTGPYSLVTQQPLGGKAQFGGQRFGEMEVWALEAYGAAYTLQEILTYKSDDVVGRVKTYEAIVKGEKIPRPGVPESFRVLVKELQALGLDMKVLDANDDEIELRDLDDDDDIVNIDALSKYAEEQEKIRADAREKERLEQEGAE